The Amycolatopsis mongoliensis genome includes a window with the following:
- a CDS encoding aldo/keto reductase: MSAKNSGTFTLGGDLPVTRLGYGAMQLTGPGVWGDPKDPDEAVRVLRRAVELGVTLIDTADAYGPFVADLLIKKALHPYADDLVIATKAGFTRQGPNQWIPVGRPEYLRQQVELSLRHLGLDRIDLLQLHRIDPKVPVAEQVGELKKLQDEGKIRHIGLSEVSVADLQEAQKTAEIVSVQNLFNLAKRDAEPLLDHATEHGIAFIPWFPLATGALAGPDSPLSTLAKEHDASPSQLALAWLLKRSPVVLPIPGTSSVAHLEDNVAAADIELTDAEFDAIGATPGGR; encoded by the coding sequence ATGAGCGCGAAGAACTCAGGCACTTTCACCCTCGGCGGCGACCTCCCGGTCACCCGCCTCGGGTACGGCGCGATGCAGCTCACCGGGCCCGGGGTCTGGGGTGACCCGAAGGACCCGGACGAGGCCGTGCGCGTGCTACGGCGCGCCGTCGAGCTGGGCGTGACCCTGATCGACACCGCCGACGCCTACGGCCCGTTCGTGGCCGACCTGCTGATCAAGAAGGCCCTGCACCCCTACGCCGACGACCTCGTCATCGCGACCAAGGCCGGCTTCACCCGGCAGGGGCCGAACCAGTGGATCCCGGTCGGGCGGCCCGAGTACCTGCGCCAGCAGGTCGAGCTGAGCCTGCGGCACCTCGGCCTCGACCGGATCGACCTGCTCCAGCTGCACCGGATCGACCCGAAGGTGCCCGTCGCCGAGCAGGTCGGCGAGCTGAAGAAGCTGCAGGACGAAGGCAAGATCCGCCACATCGGCCTGTCCGAGGTCAGCGTCGCCGACCTGCAGGAGGCGCAGAAGACCGCGGAGATCGTCTCCGTGCAGAACCTCTTCAACCTGGCCAAGCGCGACGCCGAGCCGCTCCTCGACCACGCCACCGAGCACGGCATCGCGTTCATCCCGTGGTTCCCGCTGGCCACCGGTGCCCTCGCCGGGCCGGACAGCCCGTTGAGCACGCTGGCCAAGGAGCACGACGCCTCGCCGTCGCAGCTCGCGCTCGCCTGGCTGCTCAAGCGGTCGCCCGTCGTGCTGCCGATCCCCGGCACCTCGTCGGTCGCGCACCTCGAGGACAACGTCGCCGCCGCGGACATCGAGCTGACCGACGCCGAGTTCGATGCGATCGGCGCTACGCCGGGAGGACGTTGA
- a CDS encoding CoA-acylating methylmalonate-semialdehyde dehydrogenase, whose translation MTDRISHWIDGKPFTGTPARSGEVFDPATGQVRAHVDFAGDAEVEAAVAAAKAALPGWRGTSLAGRTRVLFAFRELLAARKHELAKIVTSEHGKVESDAAGEVARAIENVEYACGAAQLLKGGFSENASTGVDVYSIAQPLGVVGVISPFNFPAMVPLWFVPNALACGNTVVLKPSEKDPSAAVFIAELFAEAGLPAGALNVLHGDKAAVDGLLEHRDVKAISFVGSTPIARYVYETGTRHGKRVQALGGAKNHMVVLPDADLDLAADAAVSAGFGSAGERCMAVSVVVAVDPIGDELVRKITERMSVLRVGDGRDPESEMGPLVTKAHHARVASYVDAGVEAGASLVVDGRGIEVPGDGFWLGPTLFDHVRPEMSIYTDEIFGPVLSVARTASYDDALDLINANPYGNGVAIFTGDGSSARRFQNEVEVGMVGVNVPIPVPVGYYSFGGWKDSLFGDSHAYGPEGFHFFTRTKVVTSRWPDRSHAGVNLGFPRNS comes from the coding sequence GTGACCGACCGCATCAGCCACTGGATCGACGGCAAGCCGTTCACCGGGACCCCCGCGCGGTCGGGCGAGGTGTTCGACCCCGCCACCGGGCAGGTCCGGGCGCACGTCGACTTCGCCGGCGACGCCGAGGTCGAAGCGGCCGTCGCCGCGGCCAAGGCGGCGCTGCCGGGCTGGCGCGGGACGTCCCTGGCCGGCCGGACGCGGGTGCTGTTCGCCTTCCGCGAGCTGCTGGCCGCGCGCAAGCACGAGCTGGCGAAGATCGTCACGAGCGAGCACGGCAAGGTCGAGTCCGACGCGGCGGGCGAGGTCGCCCGCGCGATCGAGAACGTGGAGTACGCGTGCGGCGCCGCGCAGCTGCTCAAGGGCGGGTTCAGCGAGAACGCGTCCACCGGCGTCGATGTCTACTCGATCGCGCAGCCGCTCGGCGTGGTCGGCGTGATCTCGCCGTTCAACTTCCCGGCCATGGTGCCCCTCTGGTTCGTCCCGAACGCGCTGGCCTGCGGCAACACCGTCGTGCTCAAGCCGAGCGAGAAGGACCCGTCCGCCGCGGTGTTCATCGCGGAGCTGTTCGCCGAGGCCGGGCTGCCCGCCGGCGCGCTGAACGTGCTGCACGGCGACAAGGCGGCGGTGGACGGGCTCCTCGAACACCGCGACGTCAAGGCGATCTCGTTCGTCGGGTCGACGCCGATCGCACGCTACGTCTACGAAACCGGCACCCGGCACGGCAAGCGCGTCCAGGCCCTCGGCGGGGCGAAGAACCACATGGTCGTGCTGCCGGACGCGGACCTCGACCTGGCCGCGGACGCCGCGGTGTCGGCCGGGTTCGGCTCGGCGGGGGAGCGCTGCATGGCCGTGTCGGTGGTCGTCGCGGTCGACCCGATCGGCGACGAGCTGGTCCGCAAGATCACCGAGCGGATGTCCGTGCTGCGCGTCGGCGACGGCCGCGACCCCGAATCGGAAATGGGGCCGCTGGTCACCAAGGCGCACCACGCCCGGGTCGCGTCCTATGTGGACGCCGGGGTCGAGGCGGGCGCGTCACTGGTCGTCGACGGCCGCGGCATCGAGGTCCCCGGTGACGGCTTCTGGCTCGGCCCGACGCTGTTCGACCACGTCCGCCCGGAGATGTCGATCTACACCGACGAGATATTCGGCCCGGTGCTGTCGGTGGCGCGCACGGCTTCCTACGACGACGCACTGGACCTGATCAACGCGAACCCGTACGGCAACGGCGTGGCGATCTTCACCGGCGACGGCTCGTCGGCGCGGCGGTTCCAGAACGAGGTCGAGGTCGGGATGGTCGGGGTGAACGTCCCGATCCCGGTCCCGGTGGGGTACTACTCGTTCGGGGGCTGGAAGGACTCCCTGTTCGGCGACAGCCACGCGTACGGGCCGGAGGGGTTCCACTTCTTCACGCGGACGAAGGTCGTGACCTCGCGGTGGCCGGACCGCTCGCACGCCGGGGTCAACCTGGGCTTCCCGCGCAACTCCTGA
- a CDS encoding PucR family transcriptional regulator, which yields MYPTVAEVLALPVLRQGRPHVVAGVAGLDAPVRWAHVAEVADIAHLLRGGELVLTTGVALPDDGPALARYVADLAGVGAAGLVIELVRHWSDKLPAALVEAAEKHGLPLVTLSRETRYVSVTEAVNGQIVDAQVAELRAAERVHETFTTLTVAGAEPGVVLGEVARLTEQPVVLETLSHEVLAYDAAGTDPAELLTGWPARSRVVQIGERTGYHPGSGWLVTVVGARGHDWGRLVVVCADQPPHRHRVVAERAASALAVHRLVAKDSDGLERQAHRAVLQALLASPAPTAELLARASALAVPLTGRQLVGLAVRPRLAGSRPALSTPPVLRELAEATVLAARRAKVSALVATDDLGVRALIALSPEANADAVLHRLATDVHEARASAPGVLAVGTTVLSPAEAGRTLLEAGQVAAAALGTGFDRVLHRLSDVRLRGLLHLLAGDERVTAFAHRELGPLLQRDAASGSRLVQALRHYCEQGGNKSAAAAAAHTSRTAYYQQLARIEQVLGVRLEDPETMLSLYVALLAGDLTRTSEEDSPGRGAQ from the coding sequence ATGTACCCGACCGTCGCCGAGGTGCTCGCGCTGCCGGTGCTGCGCCAGGGCCGTCCGCACGTCGTCGCCGGCGTGGCCGGGCTCGACGCCCCGGTGCGCTGGGCGCACGTCGCCGAGGTCGCCGACATCGCGCACCTGCTGCGCGGCGGCGAGCTGGTGCTGACGACCGGGGTCGCGCTGCCCGACGACGGCCCGGCGCTGGCCCGCTACGTCGCCGACCTGGCCGGGGTCGGCGCCGCCGGCCTGGTGATCGAGCTGGTCCGGCACTGGAGCGACAAGCTGCCCGCCGCGCTGGTCGAGGCGGCCGAGAAGCACGGCCTGCCGCTGGTGACGCTCTCGCGCGAGACCCGGTACGTGAGCGTCACCGAGGCGGTCAACGGCCAGATCGTCGACGCCCAGGTCGCCGAGCTGCGCGCCGCCGAGCGCGTGCACGAGACGTTCACCACGCTGACGGTCGCGGGCGCCGAACCGGGCGTCGTCCTGGGCGAGGTCGCCCGGCTGACCGAGCAGCCGGTGGTGCTGGAGACGCTGTCCCACGAGGTCCTCGCCTACGACGCGGCCGGCACCGACCCGGCCGAACTGCTCACCGGCTGGCCGGCGCGGTCGCGGGTCGTCCAGATCGGCGAGCGGACCGGCTACCACCCCGGCTCGGGCTGGCTGGTCACCGTCGTCGGCGCACGCGGGCACGACTGGGGGCGGCTCGTGGTCGTCTGCGCCGACCAGCCGCCGCACCGCCACCGCGTGGTCGCCGAGCGGGCCGCGTCCGCGCTGGCCGTGCACCGGCTGGTCGCCAAGGACTCCGACGGCCTGGAGCGGCAGGCCCACCGGGCCGTGCTGCAGGCGCTGCTCGCGTCGCCGGCGCCGACGGCGGAGCTGCTGGCGCGCGCCTCGGCGCTGGCCGTGCCGCTCACCGGGCGGCAGCTGGTCGGGCTGGCGGTCCGGCCTCGGTTGGCCGGCAGCCGACCTGCCTTGTCGACGCCGCCGGTGCTGCGCGAGCTGGCCGAGGCGACGGTGCTGGCGGCGCGCCGCGCGAAGGTGTCGGCGCTGGTGGCGACCGACGACCTCGGCGTGCGGGCGCTGATCGCGCTGTCGCCGGAGGCCAACGCCGACGCTGTGCTGCACCGGCTCGCCACCGACGTCCACGAGGCTCGCGCCAGCGCGCCGGGCGTGCTCGCGGTCGGCACGACGGTGCTTTCGCCGGCCGAAGCGGGCCGGACGCTGCTGGAAGCGGGGCAGGTCGCGGCGGCCGCGTTGGGGACGGGGTTCGATCGGGTCCTGCACCGGCTGTCCGACGTGCGGTTGCGCGGCCTGCTGCACTTGCTGGCGGGCGACGAGCGCGTGACGGCGTTCGCGCACCGGGAGCTGGGCCCGCTGCTCCAGCGCGACGCGGCGTCCGGCAGCCGGCTCGTCCAGGCGTTGCGGCACTACTGCGAGCAGGGCGGCAACAAGTCGGCGGCCGCGGCGGCGGCGCACACGTCGCGGACGGCGTACTACCAGCAGCTCGCCCGGATCGAGCAGGTCCTCGGTGTCCGGCTGGAGGACCCGGAGACGATGCTTTCGCTGTACGTGGCCTTGCTGGCGGGGGACCTCACCCGGACGAGCGAGGAAGACTCACCCGGACGAGGAGCACAGTGA
- a CDS encoding SSI family serine proteinase inhibitor: MSLSCLAPAQPPASTLQLTSHDTANRIGSVVLTCDPTGGTHPKRDKACAVLAGVGGDFSRIQSRHQMCTLIYAPVDVTAVGTWHGKPVSFRTTYANRCEADRESDDVFAF, from the coding sequence ATGAGCTTGAGCTGCCTCGCCCCGGCGCAGCCGCCGGCGTCGACGTTGCAGCTGACCAGCCACGACACCGCCAACCGGATCGGCTCCGTGGTGCTGACGTGCGACCCGACGGGCGGCACCCACCCCAAGCGCGACAAGGCGTGCGCGGTCCTTGCGGGCGTCGGCGGCGACTTCTCGCGGATCCAGTCGCGCCACCAGATGTGCACGCTGATCTACGCCCCGGTGGACGTGACGGCGGTCGGCACGTGGCACGGCAAGCCGGTGTCGTTCCGGACGACGTACGCGAACCGGTGCGAGGCCGACCGCGAGTCGGACGACGTCTTCGCGTTCTGA
- a CDS encoding helix-turn-helix domain-containing protein, giving the protein MKRARLARSLKVRELGRLTGLLPQNISNWENGKRVPKIEELATILGALRVEAAERARLYDLARNASESNWLEQYGPGMAAFAEYERSASAVAQWSPGLVPGLLQTPAYIRALFAATSRSPADMEKQVMFRLARREQLTGRRSLPYQAVLGESALRHNIGGPSAMAEQLRHLLAASRARNVSLRVLPDKSGYHPGLYGPFVLFDFEDLPPIVYLEHYRGNGYVYNRDHVADYRAAIESLSALALSEPESERLIQGVLAELEA; this is encoded by the coding sequence ATGAAGAGAGCCCGGCTGGCCCGCAGCCTCAAGGTCCGGGAACTCGGCCGGTTGACCGGCTTGCTGCCCCAGAACATCTCCAACTGGGAGAACGGCAAGCGGGTACCGAAGATCGAAGAGCTCGCCACGATCCTCGGCGCGCTGCGGGTGGAGGCGGCCGAGCGTGCGAGGTTGTACGACCTGGCCCGCAACGCCAGCGAGTCCAACTGGCTCGAGCAGTACGGCCCCGGGATGGCGGCGTTCGCCGAGTACGAGCGCAGCGCGAGTGCTGTCGCTCAGTGGTCCCCGGGCCTCGTGCCCGGGTTGTTGCAGACTCCGGCCTACATCCGCGCTCTGTTCGCCGCCACCTCCCGTTCGCCGGCGGACATGGAGAAGCAGGTGATGTTCCGCCTCGCTCGCCGCGAACAACTGACCGGCCGGCGCTCTCTGCCGTACCAGGCTGTGCTCGGCGAATCGGCGCTGCGCCACAACATCGGCGGACCGTCGGCGATGGCCGAGCAGCTTCGCCATCTGCTCGCAGCATCCCGAGCACGCAACGTCTCGCTGCGCGTGTTGCCGGACAAGAGCGGTTACCACCCCGGGCTCTACGGGCCCTTCGTCCTCTTCGACTTCGAGGACCTGCCGCCGATCGTCTACCTGGAGCACTATCGCGGCAACGGTTATGTCTACAATCGCGATCATGTGGCCGACTACCGTGCGGCCATCGAAAGCCTGTCGGCCCTGGCGCTGAGCGAGCCCGAATCCGAACGGCTCATCCAGGGGGTGCTCGCCGAACTGGAGGCCTGA
- a CDS encoding DUF397 domain-containing protein, producing MTWRKSSYSGEQGECVEVRLGGLSQIRDSKDRAGGTLSVTTRSWDAFVARVGARKPPGRPHDGPVASAQRF from the coding sequence ATGACCTGGCGGAAGTCCTCCTACAGCGGCGAGCAAGGCGAATGCGTCGAGGTGCGGCTCGGCGGTCTGTCGCAGATCCGCGACAGCAAGGACCGCGCGGGCGGGACACTCTCCGTCACCACTCGATCGTGGGATGCCTTCGTGGCCCGCGTTGGCGCGCGGAAGCCGCCGGGCCGCCCCCACGACGGCCCGGTGGCTTCCGCGCAACGTTTTTAA
- a CDS encoding DUF4153 domain-containing protein: protein MAAPPVLLRTVPPPKSAVVPLSPAVLPAAGLAGVVAALVLPVDRPGVGWLLAGLAGTFAVFLADRRSRAGASPFTWGNAGWAVLALALLGMGAVRASGWLFALCVLGAVVCGSLAVVGKRTVNSVFYDMLAVPLEALRAVPWAGRGLGRFAARRDGVARRIGLAVLATAALVAVFVPLLASADAAFAAVVNAVIPDLSVGVLVRWCCVFAVFALLVAGACYFLAAPPHRAAGQRPHRTEYGLEWTVPLTVLVLLFSVFVGVRLVVLFGGTGYVLRTSGLTAAEYARGGFWQLCAVTVLTLAIVSAALRWAPDVTKADRLRQRVLLGALSALSLVLAGSALSRMWTYQEAYGFTVLRLLVEVCELWFGAVFVLVLASLVKLRSAWLPRAAIGTAAAALLVLAVLDPERLIADANLDRAAAGKPLDHRYLAGFSTDVVPVVSARLPEPLRSCVLREVLAGDTPDGWPAWNLSRSNARDVTLGSC, encoded by the coding sequence GTGGCCGCTCCTCCGGTCCTCCTGCGGACGGTTCCGCCGCCCAAGTCCGCCGTTGTTCCGCTGTCGCCCGCCGTTCTGCCCGCCGCCGGGCTGGCCGGAGTGGTCGCTGCCCTCGTGCTGCCCGTCGACCGCCCCGGGGTCGGGTGGCTGCTGGCCGGGCTGGCCGGCACCTTCGCCGTCTTCCTCGCCGATCGGCGGTCGCGGGCCGGTGCCAGTCCCTTCACCTGGGGCAACGCCGGGTGGGCCGTCCTCGCCCTCGCCCTGCTCGGCATGGGGGCCGTGCGGGCGTCCGGGTGGCTGTTCGCGCTCTGCGTGCTCGGCGCCGTCGTCTGCGGGTCGCTTGCCGTCGTGGGCAAGCGGACCGTCAATTCCGTCTTCTACGACATGCTCGCCGTCCCGCTGGAGGCTCTTCGCGCCGTTCCCTGGGCCGGACGCGGGCTGGGACGTTTCGCCGCCCGCCGCGACGGCGTCGCCCGGCGGATCGGCCTCGCCGTGCTGGCCACCGCCGCGCTCGTCGCCGTCTTCGTGCCGCTGCTCGCCAGTGCCGACGCCGCCTTCGCGGCCGTCGTCAACGCCGTCATCCCCGATCTCAGCGTCGGCGTCCTCGTGCGCTGGTGTTGCGTGTTCGCCGTCTTCGCGTTGCTCGTCGCCGGGGCCTGCTACTTCCTCGCCGCCCCACCGCATCGCGCGGCCGGGCAACGTCCACACCGGACCGAGTACGGTCTGGAGTGGACGGTCCCGCTCACCGTCCTCGTCCTGCTGTTCAGCGTGTTCGTCGGCGTCCGGCTGGTCGTGTTGTTCGGCGGCACCGGGTACGTCCTGCGCACCAGCGGCCTGACGGCCGCCGAGTACGCCCGCGGCGGTTTCTGGCAGTTGTGCGCCGTCACCGTGCTGACGCTGGCCATCGTCAGCGCGGCGCTGCGCTGGGCCCCGGACGTCACGAAAGCCGACCGGCTCCGCCAGCGCGTCCTGCTGGGCGCCTTGAGCGCGCTGAGCCTGGTGCTCGCCGGGTCGGCGTTGAGTCGCATGTGGACCTACCAGGAGGCGTACGGCTTCACCGTCCTGCGGCTGCTGGTCGAGGTCTGCGAGCTGTGGTTCGGCGCGGTGTTCGTGCTGGTGCTGGCGTCGCTGGTCAAGCTCCGCTCGGCGTGGCTGCCCCGCGCGGCGATCGGCACCGCGGCCGCCGCGCTGCTGGTGCTGGCCGTCCTCGACCCGGAACGCCTCATCGCCGACGCCAACCTCGACCGAGCGGCCGCCGGGAAACCCCTGGACCACCGGTATCTGGCGGGGTTCTCCACCGACGTCGTCCCGGTGGTGTCGGCGCGGCTGCCCGAACCCCTGCGATCGTGCGTGCTGCGCGAAGTCCTCGCCGGCGACACCCCGGACGGCTGGCCCGCCTGGAACCTCAGCCGCTCGAACGCCCGCGACGTGACTCTCGGCAGTTGTTGA
- a CDS encoding sensor histidine kinase → MNLVPRPLDRIRSIKLKLAILMVASGGVAFAFFNWQIGWLPPKTTITAMVLALVLSQVLAHGMTRPLREMTAAARAMAKGDYTRRIRATTRDEVGELAQAFNQMAGDLGDADRQRRELVANVSHELRTPITALNGVLENLVDGVEEPDPATLKTALQQTERLANLVDELLDLSRLDAGAIPLHKTSFSLASLLTEAVSEAALVRGVTFSVSVSPADAVVVADRGRLFQVVANLLENAVRHGPAGGEVRVLAEVRPGEVRIDVCDEGPGIAPADRERVFERFTRGSGRPAGDGAGAGDRAVGGGAARRDDRGGGALGGGREPDPGDAADGLSASAGDLRDRGCWGGWCGRWHLRT, encoded by the coding sequence GTGAACCTCGTACCGCGGCCGCTGGACCGGATCCGGTCGATCAAGCTGAAGCTGGCGATCCTGATGGTGGCGTCCGGCGGCGTCGCGTTCGCGTTCTTCAACTGGCAGATCGGCTGGCTGCCGCCGAAGACGACGATCACGGCGATGGTGCTGGCGCTGGTGTTGTCGCAGGTCCTGGCCCACGGGATGACGCGGCCGTTGCGGGAGATGACGGCGGCGGCGCGGGCGATGGCGAAGGGCGACTACACGCGCCGGATCCGCGCGACGACCCGCGACGAGGTGGGCGAGCTGGCCCAGGCGTTCAACCAGATGGCGGGCGACCTCGGCGACGCGGACCGGCAGCGGCGGGAGCTGGTCGCGAACGTCTCCCACGAGCTGCGGACGCCGATCACGGCGTTGAACGGGGTGCTGGAGAACCTGGTCGACGGCGTGGAGGAGCCCGATCCCGCCACCCTGAAGACGGCGCTGCAGCAGACCGAGCGCCTGGCGAACTTGGTGGACGAGCTGCTGGACCTGTCGCGGCTCGACGCGGGGGCCATCCCGCTGCACAAGACTTCGTTCTCGCTCGCTTCTCTGCTGACGGAGGCGGTGTCGGAGGCGGCGCTGGTGCGCGGGGTGACGTTCTCGGTGTCGGTTTCGCCTGCGGACGCGGTGGTGGTCGCCGACCGCGGGCGGTTGTTCCAGGTGGTGGCGAACCTGCTGGAGAACGCGGTCCGCCACGGCCCGGCCGGCGGCGAGGTGCGGGTGCTCGCCGAGGTGCGGCCGGGCGAGGTGCGCATCGACGTGTGCGACGAGGGGCCGGGGATCGCGCCGGCCGACCGGGAGCGGGTGTTCGAGCGGTTCACGCGGGGGAGCGGCCGTCCGGCGGGGGACGGGGCTGGGGCTGGCGATCGCGCGGTGGGCGGTGGAGCTGCACGGCGGGACGATCGGGGTGGTGGAGCCCTCGGCGGGGGTCGGGAGCCGGATCCGGGTGACGCTGCCGACGGGCTGAGCGCTTCGGCGGGCGACCTTCGGGATCGGGGCTGCTGGGGCGGATGGTGCGGGCGATGGCATTTGCGAACGTGA
- a CDS encoding response regulator transcription factor, with translation MEPGVRRVLVVEDDATIAASIAARLRAEGFTVEVAHDGPAAVEADATSEPDLVVLDVMLPGFDGLEVCRRIQGRRPVPVLMLTARADETDMLVGLGVGADDYLTKPFSMRVLTARVHALLRRVERSSRSDSHARIVLGDLEIDVDERRVARAGVAAQLTPIEFDLLVHFARRPRVVQPRERLLSEVWDWDVHGTSAGTRAVDSHIKALRRKLGADLIRTVHGVGYALEAGS, from the coding sequence ATGGAACCAGGAGTGCGGCGGGTGCTCGTCGTCGAGGACGACGCCACCATCGCCGCGTCGATCGCGGCCCGGCTGCGGGCCGAGGGGTTCACCGTCGAGGTCGCCCACGACGGGCCGGCCGCGGTCGAAGCGGACGCCACGTCGGAGCCGGACCTGGTCGTGCTGGACGTCATGCTCCCGGGGTTCGACGGCCTGGAGGTCTGCCGCCGGATCCAGGGCCGCCGTCCGGTGCCGGTGCTCATGCTGACCGCGCGCGCCGACGAGACGGACATGCTGGTCGGGCTGGGTGTCGGCGCCGACGACTACCTGACGAAGCCGTTCTCGATGCGGGTGCTGACGGCCCGGGTGCACGCGCTGCTGCGGCGGGTGGAGCGCTCGTCGCGGTCCGACTCGCACGCGCGGATCGTGCTCGGCGACCTCGAGATCGACGTCGACGAGCGGCGCGTCGCCCGGGCCGGCGTCGCGGCGCAGCTGACGCCGATCGAATTCGACCTGCTGGTGCACTTCGCGCGGCGGCCGCGGGTCGTGCAGCCGCGGGAACGGCTGCTGTCGGAGGTGTGGGACTGGGACGTGCACGGCACGTCGGCGGGCACCCGGGCCGTCGACAGCCACATCAAGGCGCTGCGCCGGAAGCTCGGCGCGGACCTCATCCGGACGGTGCACGGCGTCGGATACGCGCTGGAGGCGGGATCGTGA
- a CDS encoding NCS1 family nucleobase:cation symporter-1: protein MAPTPADQRVHDDGRVELDPADVRSLEGSRFFNEELAPVPVEKRTWTTYNYFALWMGMAHNIPSYALAASLIALGMNWVQALLTITIGNLVVLAPMLLNSHAGTKYGIPFPVFARAFYGLRGANLAALLRAFIACGWFGIQTWVGGEAIYVILGRLLGSGWRDAPVVAGQHWTLWLSFVVFWIGQMLIIWRGMEAVRKFENWTAPLVSVGFLVMLGYVLVKAGGLGPILSDGGKLGWGPDFWKVFAPALMAMIAFWSTLSLNMPDFTRFGGSQRKQVRGQILGLPTTMTFIAIVAILTTSGGHVLYGEDIWDPAQLADKFTSPVVVVVALVALVLATISANLAANVVSPSYDFSNAFPKKITFAIGGGITGVIGILIQPWRLYSDPNIYIFAWLGFYGGLLGAVAGVLVAGYWVVSRTKLKLRDLYTPDGVYWFSGGWNWRALVATLVGAVLAVGGAYGGPFPDAGLIPFLKPLYDYNWVVGLVGAFVVFSALALPNSRQSATYEKEEISERGSSRIDPAAVDG from the coding sequence ATGGCGCCGACACCCGCAGACCAGCGCGTGCACGACGACGGCCGGGTCGAGCTCGACCCCGCCGACGTCCGGTCTCTCGAAGGCAGCCGGTTCTTCAACGAGGAACTGGCCCCCGTCCCCGTCGAAAAACGGACCTGGACCACCTACAACTACTTCGCGCTCTGGATGGGGATGGCCCACAACATCCCCAGCTACGCCCTGGCCGCGTCGCTGATCGCGCTCGGCATGAACTGGGTGCAGGCGCTGCTCACGATCACGATCGGCAACCTCGTCGTGCTCGCGCCGATGCTGCTCAACAGCCACGCCGGCACGAAGTACGGCATCCCGTTCCCGGTGTTCGCCCGCGCGTTCTACGGCCTGCGCGGCGCCAACCTGGCTGCGCTGCTGCGCGCGTTCATCGCGTGCGGCTGGTTCGGCATCCAGACGTGGGTCGGCGGCGAGGCCATCTACGTCATCCTCGGGCGCCTGCTCGGCTCGGGGTGGCGGGACGCACCGGTGGTCGCCGGCCAGCACTGGACGCTGTGGCTGTCGTTCGTGGTGTTCTGGATCGGCCAGATGCTGATCATCTGGCGCGGCATGGAGGCGGTCCGCAAGTTCGAGAACTGGACGGCACCGCTGGTGTCGGTCGGCTTCCTGGTCATGCTCGGCTACGTGCTGGTCAAGGCGGGCGGGCTCGGCCCGATCCTGTCCGACGGCGGCAAGCTCGGCTGGGGCCCGGACTTCTGGAAGGTGTTCGCGCCGGCCCTGATGGCGATGATCGCGTTCTGGTCGACGCTGTCGCTGAACATGCCGGACTTCACCCGCTTCGGCGGCAGCCAGCGCAAGCAGGTCCGCGGCCAGATCCTCGGCCTGCCGACCACGATGACGTTCATCGCGATCGTGGCCATCCTGACGACGTCGGGCGGGCACGTGCTCTACGGCGAGGACATCTGGGACCCGGCGCAGCTGGCCGACAAGTTCACCAGCCCGGTCGTGGTCGTCGTCGCGCTGGTCGCGCTGGTGCTGGCCACGATCTCGGCGAACCTCGCGGCCAACGTCGTCAGCCCGTCCTACGACTTCTCGAACGCGTTCCCGAAGAAGATCACGTTCGCGATCGGCGGCGGCATCACCGGGGTCATCGGCATCCTCATCCAGCCGTGGCGGCTGTACTCCGACCCGAACATCTACATCTTCGCGTGGCTCGGCTTCTACGGCGGCCTGCTCGGCGCGGTCGCCGGGGTGCTCGTCGCCGGCTACTGGGTCGTCAGCCGCACGAAGCTGAAGCTGAGGGACCTCTACACACCCGATGGGGTGTATTGGTTCAGCGGCGGCTGGAACTGGCGCGCGCTGGTCGCCACGCTGGTGGGGGCCGTGCTCGCGGTCGGCGGGGCGTACGGCGGGCCGTTCCCCGACGCCGGGCTCATCCCGTTCCTCAAGCCGCTTTACGACTACAACTGGGTGGTCGGCCTGGTCGGCGCGTTCGTGGTGTTTTCCGCCCTGGCGCTGCCGAATTCGAGGCAGTCCGCAACCTACGAGAAGGAGGAGATCAGTGAGCGTGGTTCGAGCCGGATTGATCCAGCAGCGGTGGACGGGTGA